One Methylobacterium sp. AMS5 genomic region harbors:
- a CDS encoding DoxX family protein, protein MTDARTAPYAALLLRLTLGGLFLAHAGLKLFVFTPAGTAAFFGSLGLPPAFGYVVIAAEAVGGLALILGLYARFVALALVPILIGAIVTVHGANGFFAQNPGGGWEFAGFWAVMLLVLAGLGDGAYALRRA, encoded by the coding sequence ATGACCGACGCCCGCACTGCCCCCTACGCCGCCCTGCTGCTGCGACTCACCCTCGGCGGCCTGTTCCTGGCCCATGCCGGGCTGAAGCTGTTCGTGTTCACGCCCGCGGGCACCGCCGCCTTCTTCGGATCGCTCGGCCTGCCGCCCGCGTTCGGCTACGTGGTGATCGCCGCGGAAGCCGTCGGCGGCCTTGCCCTGATCCTCGGCCTCTACGCCCGCTTCGTCGCCCTGGCCCTGGTCCCGATCCTGATCGGCGCTATCGTCACCGTGCACGGGGCCAACGGCTTCTTCGCGCAGAATCCGGGCGGCGGCTGGGAATTCGCCGGCTTCTGGGCAGTGATGCTGCTGGTTCTGGCCGGGCTCGGCGACGGCGCCTACGCCCTGCGGCGGGCGTGA
- a CDS encoding VOC family protein, which produces MSEPIHPGTRIGHVHLKVADLDRALGFYCGVLGFALMQRFGAQAAFVSAGGYHHHIGLNTWESAGGPPPPPGTTGLYHLAILYPTRAALADALRRVEAAGLPLDGASDHGVSEALYLRDPDGNGVELYRDRPEAEWPRDGKGDLTMVTRRLDLAGLRAEA; this is translated from the coding sequence ATGAGTGAACCGATCCATCCCGGCACCCGCATCGGCCACGTTCACCTCAAGGTGGCCGATCTCGATCGGGCCCTGGGCTTCTATTGCGGCGTGCTCGGCTTCGCTCTGATGCAGCGCTTCGGTGCCCAAGCCGCCTTCGTCTCGGCCGGCGGCTATCACCACCATATCGGCCTCAACACCTGGGAGAGCGCGGGCGGCCCTCCGCCACCGCCCGGCACGACCGGGCTCTACCACCTCGCGATCCTCTACCCGACCCGGGCGGCCCTGGCCGATGCCCTGCGCCGGGTCGAGGCGGCCGGCCTCCCCCTCGACGGGGCCAGCGACCACGGCGTGTCCGAGGCGCTCTACCTGCGCGATCCCGACGGGAACGGGGTCGAATTGTACCGCGACCGCCCGGAGGCCGAGTGGCCGCGGGACGGGAAGGGCGATCTCACCATGGTCACTCGCCGGCTCGACCTCGCGGGCCTGCGGGCGGAAGCCTGA
- a CDS encoding transcriptional regulator, translated as MPTSDRADARFSYEGLDRIIHERARLSVLTSLVSHPRGLAFPDLKRLCGLTDGNLSRHLAVLQEADLVSLEKGYDQNRPQTLCRLTPSGRTRFLDYLGVLEQVVRDAAQAAGRPQKAADRPQNAAGRPQASAGRSQAADDRPAGHDRSGLAEPV; from the coding sequence ATGCCGACCTCTGATCGCGCCGACGCCCGCTTCTCCTACGAGGGGCTCGACCGGATCATCCACGAGCGGGCGCGGCTCTCGGTGCTGACCTCCCTGGTCTCGCATCCCCGCGGCCTCGCCTTCCCCGACCTCAAGCGCCTGTGCGGGCTCACCGACGGCAATCTCAGCCGCCACCTCGCCGTGCTGCAGGAGGCCGACCTCGTCAGCCTGGAAAAGGGCTACGACCAGAACCGGCCGCAGACCCTCTGCCGCCTGACACCCTCCGGACGCACCCGTTTCCTCGACTATCTCGGGGTGCTGGAGCAGGTCGTGCGCGACGCCGCGCAAGCCGCCGGCAGGCCACAGAAAGCCGCCGACAGGCCACAGAATGCCGCCGGCAGGCCGCAAGCCTCCGCCGGCCGATCCCAGGCCGCCGACGACCGGCCCGCCGGCCACGATCGTTCCGGCCTCGCCGAGCCGGTCTGA
- a CDS encoding di-trans,poly-cis-decaprenylcistransferase yields MQSPLDRRSGLHAAIIMDGNGRWASARGLPRGAGHRAGVKTIQRVAEAAPALGIGTLTLYAFSSDNWRRPAEEVGGLMRLLRAYLRGETERLARSGTRLTVIGRRDRLPPGIPEAIERAEAVTASGDRLHLRIAVDYSSRDAILAAAARLGPEGLSREGLSAALGADGDVDLLIRTGGEKRLSDFLLWEAAYAELHFTERMWPDFGATDLAVAVADFTARDRRFGGLNPPAVPQAA; encoded by the coding sequence ATGCAAAGCCCTCTCGATCGTAGATCAGGCCTTCACGCGGCGATCATCATGGACGGCAACGGCCGCTGGGCGAGTGCGCGCGGCCTGCCCCGGGGCGCGGGCCACCGGGCGGGCGTCAAGACGATCCAGAGGGTGGCGGAGGCCGCCCCCGCCCTCGGCATCGGCACGCTGACGCTCTACGCCTTCTCCAGCGACAACTGGCGGCGCCCGGCCGAGGAGGTCGGCGGGCTGATGCGCCTGTTGCGGGCCTACCTGCGCGGCGAGACCGAGCGGCTCGCCCGCAGCGGCACCCGCCTCACGGTGATCGGCCGCCGCGACCGCCTGCCGCCCGGCATCCCGGAGGCGATCGAGCGGGCCGAGGCCGTGACCGCGTCGGGCGACCGGCTGCACCTGCGCATCGCCGTCGATTACTCCTCGCGCGACGCGATCCTCGCCGCCGCCGCCCGGCTCGGGCCGGAGGGTCTCAGCCGCGAGGGCCTGAGCGCGGCCCTGGGGGCGGACGGAGACGTCGATCTCCTGATCCGAACGGGGGGCGAGAAGCGGCTCTCCGACTTCCTCCTCTGGGAGGCGGCCTACGCCGAGCTGCACTTCACCGAGCGGATGTGGCCCGATTTCGGCGCCACCGACCTCGCCGTGGCGGTCGCCGATTTCACCGCCCGCGACCGGCGGTTCGGCGGGCTGAACCCGCCCGCGGTGCCGCAAGCCGCCTGA
- the creD gene encoding cell envelope integrity protein CreD — MSLDPPIPASSPDRETAWPFAWRRLRRIGGLTLAAGAACLGILLLVGERQDRQREVEAEIARAWGPPQRVQGPVMVLPFTDDSGQPRHVLAAARSASFDVTLDTAERRRGPFAATVYDARVKLAGRFEVPDEGQLIDLLGAAGARIHWDRALIGLAVGRLGSVNPGDGITIDGRKEAWGTCSTFALRGAACPGERWVLAPLKTAGRPEGAIAYTGEIGLRGTGEIAFVPSAPQAELTLASPWPNPSFFGDVLPATYTITKAGFTANWRIDEIGAPRVVAGTLPGMIPEATARLAGSGSFGVTLVEGMPVYRMITRVAKYGLLPVVLAFALLLAFEATTRLRIHLLQYALVGIAMTLFPLMLLSFSEWLGYTAAFALSAGLVVAQTSLYTAAVSREVTVTAVFAGLMSALFAFLFVLLGLEVYALLVGTVAVFLVLSVAMVMSLRLDLAGPPTASAEA; from the coding sequence ATGAGTCTCGACCCGCCGATTCCAGCCTCTTCGCCCGACCGGGAGACCGCGTGGCCCTTCGCGTGGCGCCGGCTGCGGCGGATCGGCGGGCTGACCCTGGCGGCCGGAGCGGCCTGCCTCGGCATCCTCCTGCTCGTCGGTGAGCGCCAGGATCGGCAGCGGGAGGTCGAGGCCGAGATCGCGAGAGCCTGGGGACCGCCGCAGCGGGTTCAGGGACCCGTGATGGTCCTGCCCTTCACCGACGATTCCGGCCAGCCGCGCCATGTCCTCGCGGCGGCCCGGTCGGCGTCCTTCGACGTGACGCTCGACACCGCTGAGCGCCGCCGCGGCCCGTTCGCCGCCACCGTCTACGACGCGCGCGTCAAGCTCGCCGGCCGTTTCGAAGTGCCGGACGAGGGGCAACTGATCGACCTCCTCGGTGCGGCGGGCGCGCGGATCCACTGGGATCGGGCCCTGATCGGTCTCGCGGTGGGGCGCCTGGGTTCGGTCAATCCCGGCGACGGGATCACCATCGACGGGCGCAAGGAGGCCTGGGGTACCTGCTCCACCTTTGCGCTCCGTGGCGCTGCCTGCCCCGGTGAGCGCTGGGTCCTTGCACCGCTCAAGACCGCAGGCCGCCCCGAGGGGGCCATCGCCTATACGGGCGAGATCGGATTGCGCGGAACGGGGGAGATCGCCTTCGTGCCGAGCGCGCCGCAGGCCGAACTGACGCTCGCCTCCCCCTGGCCGAATCCGAGTTTCTTCGGGGACGTGCTGCCCGCGACCTATACGATCACGAAGGCGGGTTTCACGGCGAATTGGCGGATCGACGAAATCGGCGCGCCGCGGGTCGTGGCCGGCACGCTGCCTGGGATGATCCCGGAGGCCACGGCTCGGCTTGCGGGCTCCGGCAGCTTCGGCGTCACCCTGGTCGAGGGCATGCCCGTCTACCGGATGATCACCCGTGTCGCGAAGTACGGGCTCCTGCCGGTCGTGCTGGCCTTCGCGTTGCTTCTCGCCTTCGAGGCGACGACGCGGCTGCGCATCCACCTCTTGCAATACGCTCTCGTCGGGATCGCCATGACGCTGTTCCCGCTGATGCTGCTCTCGTTCAGCGAGTGGCTCGGCTACACCGCCGCCTTCGCCCTCAGCGCCGGGCTCGTCGTGGCCCAGACCAGTCTCTACACGGCCGCGGTCTCGCGCGAGGTCACCGTCACCGCCGTGTTCGCGGGCCTGATGTCGGCGCTATTCGCCTTCCTGTTCGTGCTGCTCGGGCTCGAGGTCTACGCGCTTCTGGTCGGCACGGTGGCGGTGTTCCTCGTCCTCAGTGTAGCCATGGTGATGTCGCTCCGGCTCGACCTCGCCGGCCCGCCTACCGCATCGGCCGAGGCCTGA
- a CDS encoding ankyrin repeat domain-containing protein, translating into MSADRPALDDETLAFAARLFQYARMGHAEELAELFGQGLPANLRNDKGDSLLMLAAYNGQAATARVILEAGGDPELANDRGQTPLAGAAFKGDADIVRLLLEHGAQVDGTGDGTRTALMVAAMFDRTEIVELLLAQGADPSRRDASGMSAADMARQMGAQNTPAQLERAQGDRQAG; encoded by the coding sequence ATGTCCGCTGACCGCCCCGCCCTCGACGACGAGACCCTCGCCTTCGCGGCCCGTCTCTTTCAGTACGCCCGGATGGGCCATGCGGAGGAACTGGCCGAGCTGTTCGGCCAGGGCCTTCCGGCGAACCTGCGCAACGACAAGGGCGACAGCCTCCTGATGCTCGCCGCCTATAACGGTCAGGCGGCGACGGCCCGGGTCATCCTGGAGGCCGGGGGTGATCCCGAACTCGCCAACGACCGCGGCCAGACCCCGCTCGCGGGCGCCGCGTTCAAGGGCGATGCGGACATCGTCCGGCTGCTCCTCGAGCACGGCGCGCAGGTCGACGGGACCGGCGACGGCACCCGCACCGCGCTGATGGTGGCGGCGATGTTCGACCGCACCGAGATCGTCGAACTTCTGCTCGCCCAAGGCGCAGACCCGTCCCGGCGCGACGCTTCGGGGATGAGCGCCGCCGACATGGCCCGCCAGATGGGGGCGCAGAATACGCCGGCCCAGTTGGAACGCGCGCAAGGGGACCGACAAGCCGGTTGA
- the glpK gene encoding glycerol kinase GlpK: MPDAVGAIDQGTTSTRFIVFDRRGTILAQAQREHEQIFPRPGWVEHDPREIWRNTHAVMREGLARAGLAPGDLAAIGITNQRETAMLWDRRTGEPLHDAIVWQDTRTDRSVAALARDGGRDRFRAVTGLPLASYFSASKLAWLLDHVEGARAKAEDGTALFGTIDSWLVWNLTGGPQGGLHVTDVTNASRTQLMSLATLDWDEAMLGVFRIPRAVLPTIVSSSAVLGEARDPFPGVPLGGILGDQQAALFGQTCFSAGEAKNTYGTGCFALMNTGPAPVASSAGLVTTVAYRLDGRPPAYALEGSIAITGALVQWLRDNLGLIGASSEIEGLARSVEDNGGVYVVPAFSGLYAPHWRDDARGLIIGLTRYANKGHIARACLEATAYQTREVLEAMERDSGCPIAELRCDGGMTVNDLLMQFQADILDRPTLRPKVSETTALGAAYAAGLATGFWKTLEDLRDNWAVDKRWHPHIQAEERRALFAGWGRAVERSFGWVEENA; encoded by the coding sequence ATGCCGGATGCGGTCGGGGCGATCGATCAGGGCACCACGAGCACGCGCTTCATCGTGTTCGACCGCCGGGGCACGATCCTGGCGCAGGCCCAGCGCGAGCACGAGCAGATCTTCCCCCGTCCCGGCTGGGTCGAGCACGACCCGCGGGAGATCTGGCGCAACACCCATGCGGTGATGCGCGAGGGGCTGGCCCGCGCCGGGCTGGCGCCGGGGGATCTGGCCGCCATCGGCATCACCAACCAGCGCGAGACCGCCATGCTCTGGGACCGGCGGACCGGCGAGCCGCTGCACGATGCCATCGTCTGGCAGGACACCCGCACCGACCGGTCCGTCGCCGCGCTCGCCCGCGACGGGGGGCGCGACCGCTTCCGCGCCGTCACCGGCCTGCCGCTCGCGAGCTACTTCTCCGCCTCCAAGCTCGCTTGGCTGCTCGACCACGTGGAGGGGGCGCGGGCGAAGGCCGAGGACGGCACCGCCCTGTTCGGCACGATCGATTCCTGGCTCGTCTGGAATCTCACCGGCGGCCCGCAGGGCGGGCTCCACGTCACCGACGTGACCAATGCCAGCCGCACGCAACTGATGTCGCTCGCGACCCTCGACTGGGACGAGGCCATGCTCGGCGTGTTCCGCATCCCGCGGGCGGTGCTGCCGACCATCGTTTCTTCGAGCGCCGTGCTGGGCGAGGCCCGCGACCCGTTTCCCGGCGTGCCGCTCGGCGGCATCTTGGGCGACCAGCAGGCGGCCCTGTTCGGGCAGACCTGCTTTTCGGCGGGCGAGGCCAAGAACACCTACGGCACCGGCTGCTTCGCGCTGATGAACACCGGCCCCGCGCCCGTCGCGTCGAGCGCCGGGCTCGTCACCACCGTGGCCTACCGGCTCGATGGGCGCCCGCCGGCCTACGCGCTCGAAGGCTCCATCGCCATCACCGGCGCCCTGGTGCAATGGCTGCGCGACAATCTCGGGCTGATCGGCGCCTCGAGCGAGATCGAGGGGCTGGCCCGCAGCGTCGAGGACAATGGCGGCGTCTACGTGGTGCCGGCCTTCTCCGGCCTCTACGCCCCGCATTGGCGCGACGACGCCCGCGGCCTCATCATCGGGCTGACCCGCTACGCCAACAAGGGCCACATCGCCCGCGCCTGCCTGGAGGCCACGGCCTACCAGACCCGCGAGGTGCTGGAGGCGATGGAGCGCGATTCCGGTTGTCCGATCGCCGAACTGCGCTGCGACGGCGGCATGACCGTCAACGACCTGCTGATGCAGTTCCAGGCCGACATCCTCGACCGGCCGACCCTGCGCCCGAAGGTCTCGGAGACGACGGCCCTGGGTGCGGCCTATGCCGCCGGGCTCGCCACGGGGTTCTGGAAGACACTCGAAGATCTTCGCGACAACTGGGCCGTGGACAAGCGCTGGCATCCGCATATCCAGGCAGAAGAACGTCGGGCACTGTTCGCCGGTTGGGGCCGGGCCGTAGAACGCTCGTTCGGATGGGTCGAGGAGAACGCTTGA
- a CDS encoding alpha/beta fold hydrolase: MGARIRSLRTALLVSALALTPLAAGLAPIAAIAAPAAAYPGQQEGDHVVENFKFASGESLDRVKLHYTTLGTPHRGADGEIDNAVLVLHGTTGTGKSFLIPTLGPELFGEGAPLDARRWYVILPDGLGRGGSSKPSDGLKAHFPRYGYGDVVEGQHRVVTEALGVKHLRLVLGTSMGGMQAWMWGERYAGAMDLLMAVASQPIPVSGRNALWRRLLIEGIRTDPDWKGGEYTAQPRSFGRILPIFNIMTESVLGLQKQAPTRAAADTAYDKMIAGYENKADANDWLYWFDSSYDYDPSPDLEKITAKVLAVNFADDELNPPQLDVMNGAMARVKDGRFVLVPTSPETHGHQSLRFASLWKGYLAEFVRQPEATTEKKSSSERPEGSR, from the coding sequence ATGGGTGCTCGGATACGCTCGCTTCGAACGGCTCTCCTGGTTTCGGCCTTGGCGCTGACCCCGCTCGCCGCCGGCCTCGCTCCGATCGCGGCCATCGCCGCGCCGGCCGCCGCCTATCCCGGCCAGCAGGAGGGCGACCACGTCGTCGAGAACTTCAAGTTCGCCAGCGGCGAGAGCCTGGATCGGGTCAAGCTGCACTACACCACCCTCGGCACGCCGCATCGCGGCGCGGACGGCGAGATCGACAACGCGGTGCTCGTCCTGCACGGCACCACCGGCACGGGCAAGAGCTTCCTGATCCCGACGCTCGGGCCGGAGCTGTTCGGCGAAGGCGCGCCGCTCGACGCGCGGCGCTGGTACGTGATCCTGCCCGACGGGCTCGGGCGCGGCGGCTCCTCGAAACCCTCCGACGGGCTCAAGGCGCATTTCCCCCGCTACGGCTATGGCGACGTCGTGGAGGGCCAGCACCGGGTCGTCACCGAGGCGCTCGGGGTCAAGCATCTGCGCCTCGTGCTCGGCACCTCCATGGGCGGGATGCAGGCCTGGATGTGGGGCGAGCGCTATGCCGGCGCGATGGACCTGCTGATGGCGGTGGCGAGCCAGCCGATCCCGGTGAGCGGGCGCAACGCCCTGTGGCGGCGCCTCCTGATCGAGGGGATCCGCACCGATCCCGACTGGAAGGGCGGCGAGTACACCGCGCAGCCGCGCAGCTTCGGCCGCATCCTGCCGATCTTCAACATCATGACCGAGAGCGTGCTCGGCCTTCAGAAGCAGGCCCCGACCCGCGCGGCGGCCGACACCGCCTACGACAAGATGATCGCCGGCTACGAGAACAAGGCCGATGCCAACGACTGGCTGTACTGGTTCGATTCCTCCTACGATTACGACCCCTCGCCGGACCTCGAAAAGATCACCGCCAAGGTGCTCGCGGTGAACTTCGCCGACGACGAGCTGAACCCGCCCCAGCTCGATGTGATGAACGGGGCCATGGCCCGGGTGAAGGATGGCCGCTTCGTTCTGGTTCCGACCTCGCCCGAGACGCACGGCCATCAATCCCTGCGCTTCGCCAGCCTGTGGAAGGGCTACCTCGCCGAATTCGTGAGACAGCCCGAGGCGACAACGGAGAAGAAGAGTTCGTCGGAGCGGCCGGAGGGCAGCCGGTAG